In the genome of Podospora pseudocomata strain CBS 415.72m chromosome 2 map unlocalized CBS415.72m_2.2, whole genome shotgun sequence, one region contains:
- the cut9 gene encoding anaphase-promoting complex subunit Cut9 (COG:D; COG:O; EggNog:ENOG503NU9B; BUSCO:EOG09260S5R), whose protein sequence is MATTAHQSSSSSNNSNMEKFLRSWRQDAMNKAQYDSAIFIGDKLLAMTKDDNDAFFLAQVHFAAGNHTRAHSLLSRHSLINRNPACRYLAAHCLIKQGLYSEALSLLGEHSPRHLFSRTGEEEGPRRKTSRTTGNNTTTKAGGDGKVKSRLRIHDGQQEVEEDEGRTTRKYEAAMCHLRGLCFAKQNAFDRAKEAYKDALRIDVQCYEAFSQLVKNNLMSPDEEDEFMSLLDFGSVGSERGEEEPGDYTHMLYQTQLSKYRHPMAFNTAVESLTTHYGLEGNADIMLARADQLYTQCRFKDALAVTERVLEGDRFNFGVYPIHLACLYELKRTNVLFLIAHELADSYPEEPASWLAVGIYYFATGKIAEARRYFSKASMMDPNFGPAWIGFAHTFAAEGEHDQAVTAYSTAARLFTGTHLPQVFLGMQNHAMNNMTAAEEFLRTGYGLCREDPLLLNEMGIVCYHQDRAKEAAAFFREALRVAEETESESGAWLGARTNLGHAYRRLKMWEEALGEFDAVLREGGRDAGVFAAKGLIYLDLGRAGDAVEVLHEALGIWPQDPIATELLGKALEMSMEGGLGLGGEGGLVVPGEEGEVVVEDGKAGEGNEEMDRFEEVVEQRKKAARERVAGRGRNGGSLDKGKGIAGRGGGTRTGLARGQGPWNAGDMDMSEEE, encoded by the exons ATGGCAACGACCGCGcaccaatcctcctcctcctccaacaactccaacatGGAGAAATTTCTCCGCTCCTGGCGTCAGGACGCCATGAACAAAGCCCAGTACGATTCCGCGATTTTTATTGGGGACAAATTACTAGCCATGACGA aagacgacaacgacgccttcttcctcgcccaaGTGCACTTCGCAGCCGGCAACCACACCCGCGCCCACTCTTTACTTTCCCGGCACAGCCTTATCAATCGCAACCCCGCCTGCCGCTACCTGGCCGCGCACTGTCTCATCAAGCAGGGCTTGTACTCTGAAGCGTTGAGCCTGTTGGGTGAGCACAGCCCGCGGCATTTATTTTCCCGCacaggggaggaggagggaccAAGGCGGAAGACGAGCCGGACAACGGGGAATAATACTACGACAAAAgctgggggggatgggaaagtAAAGTCGAGATTGCGGATCCATGATGGGCAGCAAGAAgtagaagaagatgaagggcGGACAACACGAAAATACGAAGCGGCCATGTGTCACCTCCGCGGGTTATGTTTTGCAAAACAAAACGCCTTTGACCGTGCAAAGGAGGCTTACAAGGATGCGCTGAGGATTGATGTGCAGTGCTATGAGGCGTTTAGTCAGCTGGTGAAGAATAACCTCATGTCTcccgatgaggaggatgagtttATGAGCTTGTTGGATTTTGGGTCTGTCGGctcggagaggggggaggaagagccGGGTGATTACACGCACATGCTCTACCAGACGCAGCTGTCCAAGTATCGACACCCGATGGCGTTTAATACTGCTGTGGAGAGCTTAACTACTCATTACGGCTTGGAAGGAAACGCGGACATCATGCTTGCGAGGGCGGACCAGCTGTACACGCAGTGCAGGTTTAAGGACGCGCTTGCGGTGACGGAgcgggtgctggagggggatcGGTTCAACTTTGGGGTGTACCCGATCCATCTGGCGTGCTTGTATGAGCTGAAGCGGACGAATGTCTTGTTCCTCATCGCGCACGAGCTGGCGGATAGTTACCCAGAGGAACCGGCTTCGTggctggcggtggggatATACTACTTTGCGACTGGCAAGATTgccgaggcgaggaggtATTTCAGCAAGGCCAGCATGATGGACCCCAACTTTGGGCCGGCCTGGATCGGGTTTGCGCACACGTTTGCTGCCGAAGGGGAGCACGACCAGGCGGTGACGGCGTACAGCACCGCGGCGAGGCTGTTTACGGGCACGCACCTGCCGCAGGTGTTTTTGGGGATGCAGAATCATGCCATGAACAAcatgacggcggcggaggagtttTTGAGGACGGGGTATGGGCTTTGTAGGGAGGATCCGCTGTTGCTGAACGAGATGGGCATTGTGTGTTATCATCAGGACCGGGCGAAGGAAGCGGCGGCGTTTTTTAGGGAGGCGTTAcgggtggcggaggagacggagagtGAGAGTGGGGCTTGGCTGGGGGCGAGGACGAATTTGGGGCATGCTTATAGAAGGCTGAAgatgtgggaggaggcgttgggggagtttgatgctgtgctgagggaaggggggagggacgCGGGGGTTTTTGCGGCGAAGGGGTTGATTTACTTGGATTTGGGACGGGCGGGAGACGCGGTGGAGGTGCTTCACGAGGCTTTGGGGATTTGGCCTCAGGATCCGATTGCTACTGAGCTGCTGGGTAAGGCGTTGGAGATGAGcatggagggggggttggggttggggggggagggtgggttggtggttcctggggaggaaggggaggtggtggtggaggatgggaaggcgggggaggggaatgaggagatggataggtttgaggaggttgtcgagcAGAGGAAAAAGGCGGCAAGAGAGAGGGTTGCCGGCAGGGGGCGAAATGGGGGATCGCTTGACAAGGGGAAAGGGATTGCTGGACGGGGGGGCGGCACGAGAACAGGTCTGGCGAGGGGTCAAGGGCCGTGGAATGCCGGAGACATGGACATGAGTGAAGAGGAGTAG